Proteins found in one Cetobacterium somerae genomic segment:
- a CDS encoding discoidin domain-containing protein encodes MSSEITFIRNGNAPSSNNFNLKLSSNSIIKNLIIESQNNIFPEELNLEFKDFIGNNIKLRANKLREMGNIQEWEVDPVLTDLVKVKIGESEASIINVTPVLTDIKPYYAQSDVDTRIPKNEFEITSVNNGVEIELKNSKIIDRIKLNKDIANLEIFYSPGEGQTWISLTKIPVSETLKIHPVMAKKFLLVGEGDTQLSKDEIEIFMFNYLSVEIENLFLNEEYTELKPEVTIERVIELQKKTSLTQEYIDKLSIAKNILIGGMMGEIIEYVSNEFKVVESFNFITEESIYRVRATYLDKYGNEKSIETENISENKIVTFEKFYAKDIAFTIFASADITNAEIIEREINQDDYYAQRDIDTRIDKSRLLASSGCGVYGNLGADRAIDGDEATNFHSNEYSSIGYGDFYLKNLLPKVIDRINILTRPNSLGRIDNYKVLYKERSSEEWLEIAESINEGVSGNWRNIKFNPVFASEICIRVTRSNDNFVIIYEMDLFEYNKLSDTLKELFIDAECTQLKETVTLEMLDEIESRLGTTEEYLNLFKDAKALYINQLEPYKFQVQTENKSVISTLRLSNIGRVLKGQIKYIDEHGYEKFSNSLKIEENSSETTIEFEKFYGNSFELSLYGPIEQNGSIEVIEIPQDEFYANEDIDVRIDKTTMIATSLCGQYTNNAPRYAIDNDPVTTFHSADYRNYGTGEYGDFTLELDNVKLINRVKFQTRSSYNGRIKAYEILYKTSSTEEWKKVYEQLTEESGDFREAVFKPVLASEICIRVTDGHNHFVVFHEIDLFKYNTLEEKISNLFTDETQTVIKDSVTLEDIENLEIGLITESYINTLKKAKELYIDSLTPEEFEVPLSENTVLDEIVFVCEQRILRACLSYENSLGENVIIRCNPVIDEENITLNFRKILTKKAKILMYGADRIHKIKNNSYLLSEFCINEDIDTRVSIENLQVSSNNENLSYPLTNMFDGDLTTQCHTTQSSNPAQINFKLDREYLINRLRLISFRSNTSGLINKFKVLVKDLNQEEWIEFGSYDVESYKNEWLMVENKPYLTDEICLSIEDSVNNWALINELELFIHNLLEDEINDLFEDLTFESLKPEVEYENILELEKRCLITKEYKDKIEKAKDIYLKRIEPICFEIKNNSCEVLNAIDILLREEADYIYDIKIYLKNHLGELEEVKKKIIDLSEAGKVQVQFSEIFTDTLKVEVYVNEYEKWKVNCVHLIQVEQELYYNLTDIPNNYPIEKIGLRTTCGYPGAIGSMVDGNLDTYYHSSGLGEVFFTFEDKKVIEKFTFVSRHANGSNGVVYKATLYFKGEENSDWKLLCIYEIESPVRGENIIAFSPVLAKEICVKFERTQASVVVLNDIKFDIYNKLNENIENLFEDKTLYKTLSRGVKLATIEKFKEKVLTNKVLLAKLYIAESILKNKNELPFETYKIKSIQYNTHYYFNPLKTNGAGDISLTPYYILPNKDYVIVCNKDLNAHIILRENKPQAEHSFLLKKGLNVVNLGETTGQLVLTGTRKDLIEIYSLNEKNAIVYRYGITKEEEFYKIPNNTTLIEDRDGVKLNSNLAYVEGKNFIGAVKFDWLKNNISEGTLAQRIEITDEFLDFLYYIDNMNSHFNNAIPYKRVMWIGSGNDNPHAGGSFTGGYTAYSGGSHDILKPKLRDFASAWVVGHEVGHEMDVNNYHMGLFGEVTNNWYANEARIEYTNSVRENVYNELKTLETSNESIFSLNVFAVLAFWYKFRLYYGQGDFFVKMHQYMQTIETSSTEDISGKLATYVTRIIKRDASDYFIKHGFTLTQEAIDYCNTYPKFTKDIAQITWDNQNEFREEEKRTFNLNYKNNI; translated from the coding sequence ATGAGTTCAGAAATAACTTTTATCAGAAATGGAAATGCTCCTAGCAGTAATAATTTTAACTTAAAGTTAAGCTCAAATTCTATAATAAAAAATTTAATAATAGAAAGTCAAAATAATATTTTTCCAGAAGAATTAAACTTAGAATTTAAAGATTTTATAGGAAATAATATAAAATTGAGAGCAAATAAATTAAGAGAGATGGGAAATATACAGGAGTGGGAAGTAGACCCAGTTTTAACAGATTTAGTAAAAGTTAAAATTGGTGAGTCAGAAGCCTCAATAATAAATGTAACTCCAGTTTTAACAGATATAAAACCATATTATGCTCAGAGTGATGTTGATACAAGAATACCTAAAAATGAATTTGAAATAACTTCAGTTAACAATGGAGTTGAGATAGAATTAAAAAATAGCAAAATAATAGATAGAATAAAATTAAATAAAGATATTGCAAATTTAGAGATTTTTTATAGTCCTGGGGAGGGACAAACTTGGATATCTTTAACAAAGATACCTGTTAGTGAAACTTTAAAAATTCATCCAGTAATGGCAAAGAAATTTTTATTAGTTGGAGAAGGAGATACACAACTTTCAAAAGATGAAATTGAAATTTTTATGTTTAATTATTTAAGTGTAGAAATTGAAAATCTATTTTTAAATGAAGAATATACAGAGTTAAAGCCTGAGGTAACAATAGAAAGAGTTATCGAATTACAAAAGAAGACAAGTTTAACACAAGAGTATATAGATAAACTATCTATTGCTAAGAATATTCTAATTGGAGGAATGATGGGAGAAATTATTGAATATGTAAGCAATGAGTTTAAAGTAGTTGAAAGTTTTAACTTTATAACTGAAGAGAGTATATATCGTGTTAGAGCTACGTATCTAGATAAATATGGGAATGAGAAAAGTATAGAAACAGAAAATATTTCTGAAAATAAAATAGTAACTTTTGAAAAGTTTTATGCAAAAGATATAGCTTTTACAATTTTTGCATCAGCAGATATAACGAATGCAGAGATAATCGAGAGAGAAATAAATCAAGATGATTACTATGCTCAAAGAGATATTGATACAAGAATTGATAAAAGTAGATTATTAGCTAGTTCAGGTTGTGGAGTTTATGGAAATTTAGGAGCAGATAGAGCTATCGATGGAGACGAAGCTACAAATTTTCACAGTAATGAATATAGTAGTATTGGATATGGGGATTTCTATTTAAAAAATTTATTACCTAAAGTTATAGATAGAATAAATATTTTAACAAGACCAAACTCATTAGGAAGAATTGATAATTATAAGGTTTTATATAAAGAGAGATCTTCAGAAGAATGGTTAGAAATAGCAGAATCTATAAATGAAGGTGTATCTGGAAATTGGAGAAATATAAAATTTAATCCAGTTTTTGCATCAGAAATATGTATTAGAGTTACAAGATCCAATGATAATTTTGTAATCATCTATGAGATGGATTTATTTGAATATAACAAATTAAGTGATACTTTGAAAGAGTTATTTATCGATGCAGAATGTACTCAGTTAAAAGAAACTGTAACATTGGAGATGCTAGATGAGATTGAATCTCGTTTAGGAACTACAGAGGAGTATTTAAATCTATTTAAAGATGCCAAAGCGTTATACATTAATCAGTTAGAACCTTATAAATTTCAAGTTCAAACAGAGAATAAAAGTGTAATTTCAACACTAAGATTAAGTAATATAGGAAGAGTTTTAAAAGGGCAAATAAAATATATAGATGAACATGGATATGAAAAATTTTCGAATTCACTAAAAATAGAGGAGAATAGTAGTGAAACTACGATAGAATTTGAAAAGTTTTATGGTAATAGTTTTGAGTTATCTTTATATGGACCAATAGAACAAAATGGAAGTATTGAAGTTATAGAAATTCCACAAGATGAGTTTTATGCAAATGAAGATATAGATGTAAGAATTGACAAAACAACAATGATTGCTACAAGTTTGTGTGGTCAGTACACAAATAATGCTCCAAGGTATGCTATTGATAATGATCCTGTTACAACATTTCATAGTGCAGACTATAGAAATTATGGTACTGGAGAGTATGGAGATTTTACTTTAGAATTAGATAATGTAAAGTTAATAAATAGAGTAAAGTTTCAAACAAGATCTTCATATAATGGAAGAATAAAAGCATATGAAATTTTATATAAAACGAGTAGTACTGAAGAGTGGAAAAAGGTTTATGAACAATTAACAGAAGAGAGTGGAGATTTTAGAGAGGCAGTATTTAAACCAGTCTTAGCATCAGAAATATGTATTAGAGTAACAGATGGTCATAATCATTTCGTAGTTTTTCATGAGATAGATTTGTTTAAATACAATACTTTAGAGGAAAAAATTTCAAATCTTTTTACTGATGAAACGCAAACTGTTATAAAAGATAGTGTAACTTTAGAGGATATTGAAAATTTAGAAATTGGATTGATAACAGAGAGTTATATAAATACTTTGAAAAAAGCAAAAGAGTTATATATTGATTCTCTAACACCAGAAGAGTTTGAAGTTCCATTAAGTGAGAATACAGTTTTAGATGAAATTGTATTTGTGTGTGAGCAAAGAATATTGAGAGCGTGTTTATCATATGAAAATTCATTGGGAGAAAATGTAATAATAAGATGTAATCCAGTGATAGATGAAGAAAATATAACACTAAATTTTAGAAAAATTTTGACTAAAAAAGCAAAAATTTTAATGTATGGTGCTGATAGAATACATAAAATAAAAAATAATAGTTATCTATTATCAGAGTTTTGTATAAATGAAGATATTGATACAAGAGTAAGTATTGAAAATTTACAAGTGTCATCAAATAATGAGAATTTATCGTATCCATTGACAAATATGTTTGATGGGGATCTTACAACTCAATGTCATACAACACAATCTTCTAATCCTGCACAAATAAATTTTAAATTGGATAGAGAATATTTAATTAATAGATTGAGACTTATAAGTTTTAGAAGTAATACTTCTGGACTGATTAATAAATTTAAGGTATTAGTAAAGGATTTAAATCAAGAAGAATGGATTGAGTTTGGTAGTTATGATGTTGAGTCTTATAAAAACGAGTGGTTAATGGTTGAGAATAAACCATATTTAACTGATGAAATATGTTTAAGTATAGAGGATTCAGTTAATAATTGGGCTTTAATAAATGAATTAGAGCTATTTATACATAACTTATTAGAAGATGAGATAAATGATCTTTTTGAAGACTTAACTTTTGAAAGCTTAAAGCCTGAAGTAGAGTATGAAAATATTTTAGAGCTAGAAAAGAGATGTCTTATAACAAAAGAATATAAAGATAAAATAGAAAAAGCTAAAGATATATATTTAAAAAGAATAGAGCCAATTTGTTTTGAAATAAAAAATAATAGTTGTGAAGTATTGAATGCTATTGATATCTTACTTAGAGAAGAAGCTGATTATATATATGATATCAAAATATATTTAAAAAATCATTTAGGTGAGTTAGAAGAGGTAAAGAAGAAAATAATAGATTTAAGTGAAGCTGGAAAAGTTCAAGTACAATTTTCAGAAATATTTACAGATACACTAAAAGTAGAGGTTTATGTAAATGAGTATGAAAAATGGAAAGTAAATTGTGTTCATTTAATTCAAGTAGAACAAGAATTATATTATAATTTAACTGATATTCCAAATAACTATCCTATAGAAAAAATAGGACTTCGTACAACTTGTGGTTATCCTGGAGCTATAGGATCAATGGTTGATGGAAATCTAGATACTTACTATCATTCATCAGGATTAGGAGAAGTATTTTTTACTTTTGAAGATAAAAAAGTTATTGAAAAATTTACATTTGTATCAAGGCATGCAAATGGTTCTAATGGAGTTGTATATAAAGCAACATTGTATTTTAAAGGTGAAGAAAATAGTGATTGGAAATTATTATGTATTTATGAAATAGAAAGTCCAGTGAGAGGTGAAAATATAATAGCATTTTCACCAGTATTAGCAAAAGAAATTTGTGTTAAATTTGAAAGAACGCAAGCAAGTGTTGTTGTTCTTAATGATATAAAATTTGATATCTACAATAAACTAAATGAAAATATAGAGAATTTATTCGAAGATAAAACTTTATACAAAACTTTAAGTAGAGGGGTAAAATTAGCTACTATAGAGAAATTTAAAGAAAAAGTTTTAACAAATAAAGTATTACTAGCAAAACTTTATATAGCAGAATCTATTTTAAAAAATAAAAATGAATTACCTTTTGAAACTTATAAAATCAAAAGCATTCAATATAATACACACTATTATTTTAATCCATTAAAAACAAATGGAGCAGGGGATATTTCATTAACACCTTATTATATATTACCTAATAAAGATTATGTTATTGTGTGTAATAAAGATTTAAATGCCCATATAATTTTGAGAGAAAATAAACCTCAAGCAGAACATTCGTTTTTATTGAAAAAGGGATTAAATGTAGTTAATTTAGGAGAAACAACAGGACAATTAGTTTTAACAGGAACTAGAAAAGATTTAATAGAGATCTATTCTTTAAATGAAAAAAATGCGATAGTATATAGATATGGAATTACAAAAGAGGAAGAGTTTTATAAAATCCCAAATAACACAACTTTAATAGAAGATAGGGATGGAGTGAAACTAAATTCAAATCTGGCATATGTAGAAGGTAAAAATTTTATAGGTGCAGTAAAATTTGATTGGTTAAAAAATAATATATCTGAGGGAACATTAGCTCAAAGAATTGAAATAACTGATGAATTTTTAGATTTTCTTTATTATATAGATAATATGAATTCTCATTTTAACAATGCTATTCCATATAAAAGAGTTATGTGGATTGGATCAGGTAATGATAATCCACACGCAGGAGGATCTTTTACAGGAGGATATACAGCTTATAGTGGTGGAAGTCATGATATATTAAAACCAAAGTTAAGAGATTTTGCTTCAGCATGGGTTGTTGGACATGAAGTTGGACATGAAATGGATGTAAATAATTATCACATGGGATTATTTGGAGAAGTAACTAATAACTGGTATGCTAATGAGGCAAGAATTGAGTATACAAATAGTGTTAGAGAAAATGTATATAATGAATTAAAAACTTTAGAAACAAGTAATGAAAGTATTTTTAGTCTTAATGTTTTTGCAGTTTTAGCATTTTGGTATAAATTTAGATTATACTATGGACAGGGAGATTTCTTTGTAAAAATGCATCAATATATGCAAACTATTGAAACAAGTTCAACAGAGGATATTTCAGGAAAATTAGCAACTTATGTTACTAGAATAATTAAAAGAGACGCAAGTGATTATTTTATAAAACATGGATTTACTTTAACTCAAGAAGCAATAGATTATTGTAATACTTATCCTAAATTTACAAAAGATATAGCTCAAATAACTTGGGATAATCAAAATGAGTTTAGAGAAGAGGAAAAAAGAACATTTAACTTGAATTATAAAAATAATATATAA
- a CDS encoding (2Fe-2S)-binding protein — protein MSENTMICYCKGVTLGKVLAAIENGATTLVEVIDTTGAGSGCGRCLDRIEAIIEEKK, from the coding sequence ATGTCTGAAAATACAATGATATGTTACTGCAAAGGTGTTACTTTAGGAAAAGTTTTAGCTGCAATAGAAAATGGAGCTACTACATTAGTAGAAGTAATAGATACAACAGGAGCAGGTTCAGGTTGCGGAAGATGTCTAGATAGAATAGAAGCAATAATAGAAGAGAAAAAATAA
- a CDS encoding NAD(P)H-dependent oxidoreductase, whose product MEILVIATHPNIKESRVNKVWIENLKKESNITVRFLDEIYEDIKKIDIEKEKKFLEKAERVVFQFPFYWYSMPALMREYFDKVLQFGWAYGPRGDALKGKEFLVALSVGAPEYSYMGGSYNNFTITELLRPLEATANAIQMVYLPYFALFDIPRLSDDDIVESTRKYIKHINNEDINHRKFLERLKKENKESSFIDL is encoded by the coding sequence ATGGAGATACTTGTAATAGCAACGCATCCAAATATAAAAGAATCTAGGGTTAATAAAGTTTGGATAGAAAATTTAAAAAAAGAAAGTAATATAACAGTTAGGTTTTTAGACGAGATTTATGAAGATATTAAAAAAATTGATATAGAAAAAGAAAAAAAATTTTTAGAAAAAGCTGAAAGGGTTGTTTTCCAATTTCCTTTTTATTGGTACAGCATGCCGGCTTTAATGAGAGAGTATTTTGATAAAGTACTTCAGTTTGGATGGGCTTATGGACCAAGAGGAGATGCTTTAAAAGGAAAAGAGTTTTTAGTTGCTCTTTCTGTAGGAGCACCAGAGTACTCATATATGGGTGGAAGTTATAATAACTTTACAATAACTGAGTTATTGAGACCATTAGAAGCGACAGCAAATGCAATTCAAATGGTTTATTTACCATATTTTGCCCTTTTTGATATCCCTAGATTGTCTGATGATGATATAGTTGAATCAACAAGAAAGTATATAAAACATATTAATAATGAAGATATAAATCATAGAAAATTTTTAGAACGTTTAAAAAAAGAGAATAAAGAGAGTAGTTTTATAGACTTATAA
- a CDS encoding helix-turn-helix domain-containing protein — translation MNEINLGLKIKKFRTDQKLSLKELAEMINSTSALLSQIEKGVTNPSINTLKGLSKALNIPLYKFFLEETLKKVHIVRAQDRKIIKPSKSEGVSYEILSPEPQTQVEFMILNLEPYSSSKEKEIGHEGQEVAFVLEGEVKLNLDNESYVLFQGDSIKIEKFVKHSWENFTSKNTKVIFAVTI, via the coding sequence ATGAACGAAATCAATCTAGGATTAAAAATAAAAAAATTTAGAACAGACCAAAAGTTAAGTTTAAAAGAGTTAGCAGAGATGATCAACTCCACATCTGCTCTTTTAAGTCAAATTGAAAAAGGGGTTACAAATCCATCTATCAATACATTAAAAGGTCTATCTAAAGCCCTAAATATACCTCTTTATAAATTTTTTTTAGAAGAAACTTTAAAAAAAGTACATATAGTTAGAGCTCAAGATAGAAAAATTATAAAACCCTCTAAAAGTGAGGGAGTTTCTTATGAAATTTTAAGTCCTGAGCCACAAACTCAAGTAGAGTTTATGATTTTAAATTTAGAACCTTACTCATCTTCCAAAGAAAAAGAAATTGGACATGAAGGTCAAGAAGTTGCATTTGTGCTAGAAGGAGAAGTAAAGCTCAACTTAGACAACGAATCTTATGTTCTCTTTCAAGGAGATAGTATTAAAATTGAAAAATTTGTTAAACATAGTTGGGAAAACTTTACATCTAAAAATACAAAAGTTATCTTTGCAGTTACAATTTAA
- a CDS encoding DUF4136 domain-containing protein, which translates to MIKKISILFSFLLLLLQGCSALDSRVVAVDSYSTMQAYGGTYYLSTNTPGLQLQQQSFEVILQNMLQAKGYTRTFNQKNALYNIVYNYKIKGPYTSIESYPAPVNPWWNGPYGGIYNGFYGDMWMNSISASTYFVKRLELSAFTKNNNAVWQVVGSLKSDNSDPRSSFPYLVSAISNYVNANSNQVVYLNVEENSQTGQYTATPSIW; encoded by the coding sequence ATGATAAAAAAAATTTCTATTTTATTTTCTTTTTTACTACTTCTGCTTCAAGGGTGTAGTGCACTCGATAGTCGAGTTGTAGCTGTTGACTCATATTCAACTATGCAAGCTTATGGTGGTACATATTATCTTTCTACAAATACTCCTGGGCTTCAATTACAACAACAATCATTTGAAGTTATTTTACAAAATATGTTACAAGCTAAAGGTTATACTAGAACCTTTAATCAAAAAAATGCCTTATATAATATAGTTTATAACTATAAAATTAAAGGTCCGTACACATCAATTGAGTCATATCCTGCTCCTGTAAATCCATGGTGGAATGGTCCATATGGAGGAATCTATAATGGATTCTATGGAGATATGTGGATGAATTCTATTAGCGCTTCTACGTACTTTGTAAAAAGACTAGAACTTTCAGCATTTACTAAAAACAATAATGCTGTTTGGCAAGTTGTTGGAAGTTTAAAAAGTGACAATAGTGATCCTAGAAGTAGTTTCCCTTATTTAGTATCTGCTATTTCAAACTATGTTAATGCTAATTCAAACCAAGTGGTTTATCTTAATGTTGAAGAAAATTCTCAAACAGGTCAATATACTGCAACTCCATCAATATGGTAA
- a CDS encoding FomA family porin-like outer membrane protein encodes MKNLFLKTLIGSLLIAGASYAEEFTPNGSLGFTQTFYGNAGKYKTESSHPSAVLNYNFAKDWNIALQWDRVWNMYDYNGGENQQNNNFSGPKATLSYDHGMIENSKIKWTSSLMVENEAEFNGTNQTYVLAQTAFDFSEYIPKGQYVQATQFAISPMYIYGWSTKGPSGHVNTGILSLLTNWQLPADFTFTFNAYAFREWYNGSFEIGNSNQSYDTANYFMILAWLGYSKELYKFNDQTSLTFNFTGGFDPYISSNRSAAWDPFIVGNQMYEWLGPAVDSGNYKDTYSVFALPQLEVTYNYTDDLSFSVFAQVKYSNQVWGNTEKDWKLQPQGGVSVTYDF; translated from the coding sequence ATGAAAAATTTATTTTTAAAAACACTTATAGGATCGTTGCTTATTGCAGGGGCATCTTATGCAGAGGAGTTTACACCTAATGGAAGTTTAGGATTTACTCAAACTTTTTATGGAAATGCAGGAAAGTATAAAACTGAATCTTCACATCCATCAGCTGTTTTAAACTATAATTTTGCAAAAGATTGGAATATAGCTCTACAGTGGGATAGAGTTTGGAATATGTATGATTATAATGGTGGAGAAAATCAGCAAAATAATAACTTTAGTGGACCAAAAGCTACATTGAGTTATGACCATGGTATGATAGAGAATTCAAAAATTAAATGGACATCATCTTTAATGGTAGAAAATGAAGCCGAATTTAATGGAACTAATCAAACTTATGTATTAGCTCAAACAGCATTTGATTTTTCTGAGTATATACCAAAAGGACAATATGTTCAGGCAACACAATTTGCAATATCACCAATGTATATCTATGGATGGAGTACAAAAGGGCCATCAGGTCATGTTAATACTGGTATCTTAAGTTTATTAACAAATTGGCAATTACCAGCTGATTTTACATTTACATTTAATGCATATGCATTTAGAGAGTGGTATAATGGAAGTTTTGAAATAGGAAATAGTAATCAGAGCTATGATACAGCAAACTATTTTATGATTTTAGCTTGGTTAGGTTACTCAAAAGAGCTGTACAAATTTAATGATCAAACATCATTAACATTTAACTTTACTGGAGGATTTGACCCATATATTTCATCTAACAGAAGTGCTGCATGGGATCCGTTCATTGTAGGAAACCAAATGTATGAGTGGTTAGGACCTGCAGTAGATAGTGGAAATTATAAAGATACTTATTCAGTATTTGCATTACCTCAATTAGAAGTAACTTATAATTATACTGATGATTTATCGTTCTCTGTTTTTGCACAAGTTAAGTACTCAAACCAAGTTTGGGGAAATACAGAGAAAGATTGGAAATTACAGCCACAAGGTGGAGTTAGTGTAACATACGATTTCTAA
- a CDS encoding BMP family lipoprotein, which yields MKKINSIVMFLLLSATILAAPLKVGLILAMGGLGDKSFNDSAYAGLLKAQKDFDIEVKYVEPNSWMEDAYFLEEYSQNGFDLIIATSYTAQDAMEDISTKFPNTKYAIVDTRAKEGANIASLVFDESEGSFLVGAIAAKMSKTGKVGFIGALDIPLINRFKSGYEQGAKYVNPDIEVITTYVGGDAPFSDPLKGKEHAYSLANQGIDVIYHASGNTGIGILEGVKEKGIYGIGVDCDQDDIVKGQILTSMLKNVNNAIYKVIEDTVNGEFKGQVYNFGLKENGIGTTDFKYTKEVIGSENIKFVEKLKEDIISGKIKVN from the coding sequence ATGAAAAAGATTAATAGTATTGTTATGTTTTTACTTTTATCTGCAACAATTTTAGCAGCGCCTTTAAAGGTTGGATTAATTTTAGCAATGGGAGGACTAGGTGATAAATCTTTTAATGATTCTGCTTATGCAGGGCTATTAAAAGCACAAAAAGATTTTGATATTGAAGTGAAATATGTAGAGCCAAACTCTTGGATGGAAGATGCTTACTTTTTAGAAGAGTACTCACAAAATGGATTTGATTTAATAATTGCGACATCTTATACAGCTCAAGATGCAATGGAAGATATAAGTACAAAGTTTCCAAATACAAAGTATGCAATAGTTGATACAAGAGCTAAAGAGGGAGCCAATATAGCATCATTAGTTTTTGATGAAAGTGAGGGATCATTTTTAGTTGGAGCAATAGCAGCTAAAATGAGTAAGACAGGAAAAGTTGGTTTTATAGGGGCTTTAGATATACCACTAATAAATAGATTTAAATCAGGTTACGAACAAGGAGCTAAATATGTAAATCCTGATATAGAAGTTATAACAACATATGTAGGAGGAGATGCACCGTTTAGTGATCCATTAAAAGGAAAAGAACATGCATATTCTTTAGCAAATCAAGGTATAGATGTGATATATCATGCATCAGGAAATACAGGAATAGGAATTTTAGAAGGAGTAAAAGAAAAGGGGATTTATGGTATTGGTGTAGACTGTGATCAAGATGATATAGTAAAGGGGCAGATTTTAACATCTATGTTAAAAAATGTAAATAATGCAATTTATAAAGTGATTGAAGATACTGTTAACGGAGAGTTCAAAGGACAAGTTTATAACTTTGGATTAAAAGAAAATGGTATAGGAACAACAGATTTTAAATACACAAAAGAAGTTATAGGAAGTGAGAATATAAAATTTGTTGAAAAGTTAAAAGAGGATATAATATCTGGAAAAATAAAGGTGAACTAA
- a CDS encoding MarC family protein: MGKEFVIDIMTYVLTIIGILNPFGNVPLFMTLTKDQNPEIRKKMYNAIVVSGFGIVTGFIVAGDFFMNYLYKIGMNELRVAGGMILVVVAFRNLLGLGVSKESSGSVMSEKDAIRYAITPLTFPMLVGPGTISTVMIIHKEAGLIISVGAVAVTFLIMKFLFSISDWLDKVLGEVVLFVLSRVMQIFIMSAGVKLISNGIKGIFLG, from the coding sequence ATGGGAAAAGAATTTGTCATAGACATAATGACATATGTTCTTACGATTATTGGAATTTTAAATCCATTTGGAAATGTACCTTTATTTATGACATTAACAAAGGATCAAAATCCTGAAATACGGAAAAAAATGTATAATGCTATAGTTGTTTCTGGATTTGGAATAGTAACAGGATTTATAGTTGCAGGAGACTTTTTCATGAATTACCTATATAAAATAGGGATGAATGAGTTAAGGGTAGCAGGTGGAATGATATTAGTTGTTGTTGCTTTTAGAAATCTTTTAGGTCTTGGAGTATCTAAAGAGAGCTCAGGAAGTGTAATGTCTGAAAAAGATGCGATACGTTATGCAATAACGCCTCTAACTTTTCCCATGCTTGTAGGACCTGGAACGATATCAACTGTAATGATTATTCATAAAGAAGCTGGATTGATTATATCTGTAGGTGCTGTTGCGGTAACTTTTTTAATAATGAAATTCTTATTTAGTATTTCAGATTGGTTAGACAAAGTTTTAGGAGAGGTTGTTTTATTTGTACTTTCGAGAGTTATGCAAATTTTTATAATGTCTGCTGGAGTAAAGTTAATTTCAAATGGAATAAAAGGAATATTTTTAGGATAA